AACGCCCGCCCGTCCCCCTTCCAACGAAGCCTTTTGCACAAGCAATCCACGCCGCCGCGCGCAGCCGATAACCCTTCCGCCGTTATATCGTTAGAACAAAAAGTCGTTTCCTGCTGGTACGATCGGTCACTAACATGGCGGTTCAGGTCCAGAGGCCCGTTCGCATGGGACACGCCAAACGTGTCGAACATGCACCCGGCCGGCCGCCACTGCAGCAAGGAGCTTGAAGTTGACCCGTTTCGACCAGAACCGCCGCCCGCTCGTGATCGGCATCGGCGGCACCACGCGCGCTGCATCGTCTACTGAACGCGCGCTCGGCTTCGCGCTGCGCGGCGCGGAACAGGCGGGCGCACGCACGCGTCTGTTTGGCGGCACGTTCCTGCACAGCCTGCCGCACTATGCGCCCGAAAGCACCCAACGCACCGCCGAACAGATCGAATTGATCGAGGCCGTCCGTCACGCCGACGCCCTCATCATCGCGACACCCGGCTATCACGGCGGCGTGTCGGGCCTCGTGAAAAATGCGCTCGACACGCTCGAAGAACTGCGTGCCGACGAGCGCCCATACCTCGACGGCCGCGCGGTCGGCTGCATCGTCACCGCATATGGGTGGCAGGCGGCGGGCTCGGTGCTGACGTCGCTGCGCTCCATCGTGCATGCGTTGCGCGGCTGGCCGACGCCGTTCGGCGCAGGCATCAACACGCTCGAAACACGTTTCGAATCCGCCGACACCTGCTCCGATCCGAAGGTGGTCGAACAGCTGTCGATAGTCGGCCAGCAGGCCTCGCAGTTCGCGCTCGCGTTCCGCTCGCATCACGCCTCACATCACGCGGACGGCGCATCCGCGGCGTCCGCAACTTCGGCGACTGACGCCGACGAAACGCGACACAAGCGCGTTCTCGCACTGG
The Paraburkholderia terrae genome window above contains:
- a CDS encoding NADPH-dependent FMN reductase, whose translation is MTRFDQNRRPLVIGIGGTTRAASSTERALGFALRGAEQAGARTRLFGGTFLHSLPHYAPESTQRTAEQIELIEAVRHADALIIATPGYHGGVSGLVKNALDTLEELRADERPYLDGRAVGCIVTAYGWQAAGSVLTSLRSIVHALRGWPTPFGAGINTLETRFESADTCSDPKVVEQLSIVGQQASQFALAFRSHHASHHADGASAASATSATDADETRHKRVLALAT